CTTCCTTCCCTCAGTATAAAAGCCTTCGATGCTCCTGACTACACCAAAATCTGATATTTCTTCAAAAAAATCGTTTCTTTACCAGATGGCCACCGAAAATACCtgttgatgcaaatacaatgatagtatgtatgcatgtaaaacagtattcaattggatggacggggagagagagaaggtgagagtggaaggaagactatctagttggtctatcctacatgtgatgcctgaggcatccaacatccccctcatagaccatgttccatcaaactccccgaattctgattctcatagtaaaatcctgcaaatcatgcatttcaaatatgcatttaaatcatgccgatcaaaccaacaaaagtctcaaattgctcctttgccaatgcttttgtaaaaccgtcagctgcgttcttcttcgtgtccactcgtctaatgtccacatgtccctgtgcgacagcatccttaacaaagaaccatcgtagatcgagccatctattcgcggatttgccacctttcttagtgagcagcaattgcgaattgatattgtctgtatgaatctcaatgggacgctgctctggcagcataaacgagcgagcaatcttgcctagccacattgcatcccgagtaggttgatctagtgcacaccattctgcgacagtggtcgaattggcagtgatggtttgcttctttgtagtccatatgactggagagccggcgaagtaccatatacttccttcggttgacttgctatcctcccagtccgcatgagatgcgtccacatgcgcatagaatcgaagttctggcgtacgaccaagtgtaatgccaacgtcaggcatatgtctcaggtacttgacgacgtgttgcatggcgtgaaggtcttcaaatgtagggttcgccaaacgatgttgcaagcgagtaactgcgaagcgaatgtctggcctagtcttgactgctagccagtttaacatgccgacaactgattgatattgatcaaatgaatcgtcatctagcacattggatgcattggcaggtgactctctccatgcggctggcaatggtgtatccttccatccagaacctgcatttgcagtacgtagaaccttctgaatataggcttcctgagacatagtgatcgtgcaattgtcatagtctctgtgtagtgcacagttcagatactgctttggttctccgaggtccttcaaatcatAGTACTGGCGGAGTTCATTGACGACTTTTTCGATATCTTCGTCTGTAGGtgctgcaatgataaaatcatCGACATGAATCATCATAATGGTCAACTCAGtgcctttgcctttgacaTAAACACAGGGGTCATCATCCAACGGATGGAAACCAATCTGACGTAGTTTGCAATCCATCTCTTCGTTCCATAAGAAAGCAGAGTCTCGCAGTCCAAAGAGCGCTTGATTAAGCGTGCATACCCATTGGTTCTTGTCACCTTCGGCGTCTGCATACTCGAAGCCTGTCGGTTGTCTCATATAGACTGTCTCCACGTCTTCACGTGAAGCATTGAGATATGCGGCAGTGAAATCAACCTGTCTCCATCTAAGACCATACACGGCAATCAGTGTAAAAACGATTTTGATCATGCATTCGGCGACAACAGGGGCATATGTTTCTCCATCATTCTTGTCCTGGAAGTTGCCACACACGACCCATCGTGCTTTGAATTCGTAAACTTCATCTCTGGTGTTGGATTTGACAGTGAATCGCCATTGACCTGGCAGAATCTTAGCCTTTGGTGGCTTAAGAATCAGGCTCCATGTGTTTTTAGCCACGAGATCACCCAGTTGTCTCTGCATAGCATCTATCCATTGAGGCCAGAAAGGGCTCTTCTGTGCTTGCTTGTACGTAGATGGTAGATCAACGTCCTTTGCGTATAATGGCTTCCCATTGTAAAGAAATGGCTCGTCAATGTCAACCTTTGACATTTCGGCTTTATCCATTGTCATATCAGCTGTTGCTGACATCGCACTAGGTCCCGCAGACCCCTGTCCATCACCCTCCGTCAAGTTATTACCGCCTGATTCCTTCGCTTTTGCCCTCTTGGCTGTGCGTTGAATGTCTCGGTCTCGCTTCTCGTACTCGACGGCGAGGTGCTTCTGCTCCGGATCGTGGTATCGGTCGGGTGCGATTCCGATATTCGCTCGTCTCGATCGtcggggtggtggtggagccGGTGTAGCTGGGTCTTGAGAGATAGGGTCTGGTGACGATTGAATTGAGATGATTTCACGACTAGGTGACACACTAGCTTGTTGAATTGGAGACGAGAACGGGTATTCGTAAActgctctctgtctctctggAGAAGGAGTCAAGTCATCTGATTCCTTACtagcagatctctcaatgTTGTCAGCATCTCGACGAACATCGTCCATGCTCTCAGCTAACTGAGATACTTGGGTAGACAGCTGTTGAAGTCTCCTCCAAaggtcttctttcttctgtttaatgaCATCTGGAACGTTCTCTGTTGGAGGGTTCGTAATCTCAGTAATTCTTGCGCCTGTCATCATAGGCTCCTCCCCCACAGTAGGAAGAAAACTTTGAAACAGTTTGCGTTGTCTCATTGGTGGAACAATTGTCTTCTGTGGTGTCTCAGGCATTGTAGATGCACTACCATAGattgttggaagatgaattgTAGACGGCGTGACAGGTGCCATCTGTCGTTGTTTAATctctggcttcgagatctcatCGTCTTGTGTTAGTGAGACAGGCATGAATCCGACGACATCGTTATCTCCATCTGGGTCCTTTGGATCGgtaggtactccgttgactagcattgatcccgtatcatcgttatcgtcatctccgggttgtggaaagccaacatcacgagataccactagtttcctagtagctggatcccatactttgtaaacatgaccaccgtccccctcataaccaacgagctttcctttccatgctctgggtgctgctttcctagcctgaatcctcttaggcttcggaatatgaacgtatgcagttgttccccatggtttaaggtgcttcaaagaaggctctgcgtttggaaactcgagctcttgacgccaatgtgttagcggcgagatcttggttttcggattgatcagtctgttgtagatgtagatggctgtgtctgtcgcatatggccacatctcttccgtcatctttgcatcaataatcatcgttctctggatgtcgttgatatgtccaccgaagcgctccacagtgccatttggttcagcagtgtatggtggtgtgatctcgaaagtcataccatgcttctcaccccatttgatgaactctttgaactctgtgccaccatccattcgccagatgcctgggtatctgccagtgagcaatttgatcttttcacagaacgcagtaagcttatagtaggcatcacttttgttcttcaacatgattccctcgatcagtcgagatgcatcgtcgacgactggcaaccagtagttctctccatttggtccggtaggcttcattggttgtgtatctacgtggaatttccatgccacatcctgcacccttgcctgtggttgacgagaaattttgagctttgatttaccttggaaacaggcatcacagtcgaaatgctccgtgccgtattgttcatcatcacctagctgttcagcatgttgtaatgtggaggcaattcgtgcttttccagcatgtccgagacgtcggtggatctcgtacgcagtcactttgttcacgaatccaatttcttcatcatcagaatcggaatctatgtcagatttgacctcattggggtcatcgtcgtcttttggactgacaaggtacgggacaccagttgatgtatctc
The nucleotide sequence above comes from Penicillium digitatum chromosome 1, complete sequence. Encoded proteins:
- a CDS encoding uncharacterized protein (putative transposable element), with the protein product MADTETDNEGDTNPHPLDASTNPLEPQIPSFTNPIQFTQDDSDSEDEDNTPPHQGHGLPAIAMTKIQKVRTLEHNDTDPSGWKQALAYQLIPYALEWLLDSNIPRPHKSHASFGRWKYWSRLVASWMYNQIDVTLQNKLRNLSKMPKYADQLYDELMSMTQGSDRMQTAFIEMRKFDKMKRSDYNSASEYIEEYQRQYHVLARFKAAPHPSHGLSQVLQNIELEVMKVQFIREEVASLEPKKLTLDKVEEYWRALQAAADMEGVANATYNNNAGRGRGNGRGGRGGNRGGRGGQNNNGHNDDNTQSNKDTNAVEDDTATAKKKKKKGLRKQPADGKDIHEYANEMRNGTQKDDNNMCSFCGFGPHTAKRCAYLSENPPVSWEPSGNLWAYSKAIQRAQRQDGQNNMVVAAANSVDRRNDWLLDTGSDKTLTHDIEDFHTYQLDHPDTAYAYKDYSGNRVVTLGHGQIIVRTALPGRNGKTHSFMTTGYYTQGGHGKLLGMQKLLEEQDISYDTRTKYLTNGEGDIVGYGDTSTGVPYLVSPKDDDDPNEVKSDIDSDSDDEEIGFVNKVTAYEIHRRLGHAGKARIASTLQHAEQLGDDEQYGTEHFDCDACFQGKSKLKISRQPQARVQDVAWKFHVDTQPMKPTGPNGENYWLPVVDDASRLIEGIMLKNKSDAYYKLTAFCEKIKLLTGRYPGIWRMDGGTEFKEFIKWGEKHGMTFEITPPYTAEPNGTVERFGGHINDIQRTMIIDAKMTEEMWPYATDTAIYIYNRLINPKTKISPLTHWRQELEFPNAEPSLKHLKPWGTTAYVHIPKPKRIQARKAAPRAWKGKLVGYEGDGGHVYKVWDPATRKLVVSRDVGFPQPGDDDNDDTGSMLVNGVPTDPKDPDGDNDVVGFMPVSLTQDDEISKPEIKQRQMAPVTPSTIHLPTIYGSASTMPETPQKTIVPPMRQRKLFQSFLPTVGEEPMMTGARITEITNPPTENVPDVIKQKKEDLWRRLQQLSTQVSQLAESMDDVRRDADNIERSASKESDDLTPSPERQRAVYEYPFSSPIQQASVSPSREIISIQSSPDPISQDPATPAPPPPRRSRRANIGIAPDRYHDPEQKHLAVEYEKRDRDIQRTAKRAKAKESGGNNLTEGDGQGSAGPSAMSATADMTMDKAEMSKVDIDEPFLYNGKPLYAKDVDLPSTYKQAQKSPFWPQWIDAMQRQLGDLVAKNTWSLILKPPKAKILPGQWRFTVKSNTRDEVYEFKARWVVCGNFQDKNDGETYAPVVAECMIKIVFTLIAVYGLRWRQVDFTAAYLNASREDVETVYMRQPTGFEYADAEGDKNQWVCTLNQALFGLRDSAFLWNEEMDCKLRQIGFHPLDDDPCVYVKGKGTELTIMMIHVDDFIIAAPTDEDIEKVVNELRQYYDLKDLGEPKQYLNCALHRDYDNCTITMSQEAYIQKVLRTANAGSGWKDTPLPAAWRESPANASNVLDDDSFDQYQSVVGMLNWLAVKTRPDIRFAVTRLQHRLANPTFEDLHAMQHVVKYLRHMPDVGITLGRTPELRFYAHVDASHADWEDSKSTEGSIWYFAGSPVIWTTKKQTITANSTTVAEWCALDQPTRDAMWLGKIARSFMLPEQRPIEIHTDNINSQLLLTKKGGKSANRWLDLRWFFVKDAVAQGHVDIRRVDTKKNAADGFTKALAKEQFETFVGLIGMI